One segment of Ascidiaceihabitans donghaensis DNA contains the following:
- the rplR gene encoding 50S ribosomal protein L18 produces MANSKRTLFLKRRMRVRNKLRKVNAGRMRLSVHRSNKNISVQLIDDVNGKTLASASTLEKGLGSVGKNNVEAATKVGAAIAERAKKAGVEEAYFDRGGFLFHGKVKAVADAAREGGLKI; encoded by the coding sequence ATGGCAAACAGCAAAAGAACTCTGTTTCTGAAGCGCCGTATGCGCGTTCGGAACAAACTCCGCAAAGTGAACGCAGGACGCATGCGTCTTTCCGTTCACCGTTCGAACAAAAACATCTCAGTTCAGCTGATCGACGATGTGAATGGCAAGACGCTCGCGTCCGCCTCCACATTGGAAAAAGGTTTGGGCTCGGTTGGCAAAAACAACGTCGAAGCAGCGACAAAAGTGGGCGCGGCGATTGCCGAGCGTGCGAAGAAAGCTGGCGTTGAAGAAGCGTACTTCGATCGCGGTGGTTTCTTGTTTCACGGCAAAGTCAAAGCGGTTGCAGATGCAGCACGCGAAGGCGGCCTGAAAATCTAA
- the rplF gene encoding 50S ribosomal protein L6 — protein MSRIGKKPVALPAGVSASMSGQTIEVKGPKGTRTFKATDDVTIAIEDGAVTVTPRGKSKRARQQWGMSRTMVANLVTGVTDGFKKELEIQGVGYRATMNGNTLKLNLGLSHDVDYTAPEGVTVTAPKQTEIVVEGIDDQLVGQVAANIRAWRKPEPYKGKGIRYKGEFVFRKEGKKK, from the coding sequence ATGTCTCGTATTGGTAAAAAACCAGTCGCTCTTCCTGCAGGCGTTTCCGCCTCCATGTCGGGCCAAACGATCGAAGTCAAAGGTCCGAAAGGCACGCGTACGTTCAAAGCAACGGACGATGTGACAATCGCGATCGAAGACGGCGCTGTCACTGTGACACCACGCGGCAAATCCAAGCGCGCACGCCAGCAGTGGGGCATGAGCCGCACGATGGTTGCAAACTTGGTGACCGGCGTGACCGACGGTTTCAAGAAAGAACTTGAAATCCAAGGTGTTGGTTATCGTGCGACAATGAACGGCAACACGTTGAAACTGAACCTCGGCCTGTCCCATGACGTCGACTACACCGCCCCTGAAGGCGTGACAGTCACGGCGCCAAAGCAGACCGAAATCGTTGTGGAAGGCATCGACGACCAACTTGTGGGTCAAGTCGCTGCGAACATTCGCGCATGGCGTAAACCAGAGCCCTACAAAGGCAAAGGTATCCGCTATAAGGGCGAATTCGTCTTCCGCAAAGAAGGCAAGAAGAAGTAA
- the rpsH gene encoding 30S ribosomal protein S8, with protein sequence MNDPIADMLTRIRNSQLRGKSTVETPASKLRAWVLDVLADEGYIRGYEATTGKDGHPAIEISLKYYEGEPVIRELKRVSKPGRRVYMGVNDIPVVRQGLGVSIVSTPKGVMSDASARAANVGGEVLCTVF encoded by the coding sequence ATGAACGATCCTATCGCAGATATGCTCACACGTATCCGGAACAGCCAATTGCGCGGCAAGTCCACCGTTGAAACACCAGCGTCAAAGCTGCGTGCATGGGTGCTGGACGTGCTGGCGGACGAAGGCTACATTCGCGGCTACGAAGCAACGACAGGCAAAGACGGCCACCCGGCCATCGAAATCAGCCTGAAGTATTACGAGGGCGAACCTGTAATTCGCGAGTTGAAGCGGGTCTCTAAACCCGGTCGTCGCGTTTACATGGGCGTCAATGACATTCCTGTTGTCCGTCAGGGCCTTGGTGTGTCGATTGTCTCCACCCCAAAGGGTGTGATGTCGGACGCAAGCGCACGTGCAGCCAATGTTGGCGGCGAAGTGCTCTGCACCGTATTCTAA
- the rpsN gene encoding 30S ribosomal protein S14, whose translation MAKKSMIAREVKREKLVKKYAAKRAELKAIISDQEKPMEERFRASLALAKLPRNSSAVRLHNRCQLTGRPHAYYRKLKISRIALRDLGSAGQIPGMVKSSW comes from the coding sequence ATGGCTAAAAAATCAATGATCGCGCGTGAAGTAAAACGCGAAAAGCTGGTGAAAAAGTATGCTGCAAAGCGTGCCGAGCTGAAAGCAATCATCAGCGACCAGGAAAAGCCGATGGAAGAGCGTTTTCGCGCGTCCTTGGCCTTGGCGAAACTGCCGCGCAACAGCTCTGCTGTTCGTTTGCACAACCGCTGCCAACTCACCGGTCGTCCGCACGCGTACTACCGTAAACTGAAAATTTCGCGGATCGCGTTGCGGGATCTCGGCTCTGCCGGTCAAATCCCCGGCATGGTCAAGTCAAGCTGGTAA
- the rplE gene encoding 50S ribosomal protein L5, translating to MADYTPRLKSVYTDTIRPAMKEEFGYKNDMQIPRLDKIVLNIGCGAEAVRDSKKAKSAQEDLTAIAGQKAMTTIAKKSIAGFRVREDMPLGTKVTLRGARMYEFLDRLITIAMPRIRDFRGVSGKSFDGRGNYAMGMKEHIVFPEIDFDKVDETWGMDIVIATTAKTDDEAKSLLKAFNMPFNS from the coding sequence ATGGCTGATTATACACCCCGTCTGAAATCGGTATACACGGATACAATCCGTCCGGCGATGAAAGAAGAATTTGGCTACAAAAACGACATGCAGATCCCGCGTCTGGACAAAATCGTCCTGAACATCGGGTGTGGCGCTGAAGCGGTTCGCGACAGCAAGAAAGCCAAGTCTGCACAGGAAGATCTGACAGCGATTGCTGGCCAGAAAGCCATGACAACCATCGCCAAGAAATCCATCGCGGGCTTCCGCGTACGTGAAGACATGCCTTTGGGCACGAAAGTGACCCTGCGCGGCGCACGTATGTATGAATTCCTTGATCGTCTGATCACGATTGCAATGCCTCGTATCCGCGACTTCCGCGGCGTATCTGGAAAATCTTTTGATGGTCGTGGCAACTATGCCATGGGCATGAAAGAGCACATCGTGTTCCCGGAAATCGACTTTGATAAAGTGGATGAGACCTGGGGCATGGACATCGTTATCGCCACAACGGCGAAGACCGACGACGAAGCAAAGAGCCTGTTGAAAGCTTTCAACATGCCCTTCAACTCGTAA
- the rplX gene encoding 50S ribosomal protein L24, which translates to MAAKLKKGDKVVMLTGKDKGKEGTISSIDPKAGKAVVEGLNIAIRATRQSQESQGGRIPKAMPIALSNLALLDANGKATRVGFKMDGDNKVRYAKTTGDVI; encoded by the coding sequence ATGGCTGCTAAGCTGAAAAAAGGCGACAAGGTCGTCATGCTGACCGGCAAGGACAAAGGCAAAGAGGGTACAATCTCTTCCATTGATCCAAAAGCGGGCAAGGCCGTTGTTGAAGGTCTGAACATCGCCATCCGCGCGACACGTCAGTCTCAAGAATCCCAAGGTGGCCGTATTCCAAAAGCCATGCCAATCGCGCTCAGCAACCTCGCGTTGCTGGATGCAAACGGCAAAGCCACACGCGTTGGCTTTAAAATGGATGGTGACAACAAAGTGCGTTACGCCAAGACAACAGGGGATGTTATCTAA
- the rplN gene encoding 50S ribosomal protein L14, with translation MIQMQTNLEVADNSGARRVQCIKVLGGSKRKYASVGDIIVVSVKEAIPRGRVKKGDVRKAVVVRTAKEVRRDDGTAIRFDGNAAVILNNNNEPMGTRIFGPVVRELRAKNFMKIISLAPEVL, from the coding sequence ATGATCCAGATGCAGACAAACCTTGAGGTAGCTGACAATAGCGGCGCACGCCGTGTTCAGTGTATCAAGGTTCTGGGTGGTTCCAAGCGTAAGTACGCATCCGTAGGCGACATCATTGTCGTCTCGGTTAAGGAAGCCATTCCTCGTGGTCGTGTTAAGAAAGGTGACGTCCGTAAGGCCGTTGTCGTTCGCACGGCAAAAGAAGTTCGCCGCGATGATGGCACAGCCATCCGCTTTGACGGCAACGCCGCAGTTATTCTGAACAACAACAACGAACCAATGGGTACACGTATCTTTGGGCCAGTTGTTCGCGAATTGCGCGCCAAAAACTTCATGAAAATCATTTCCCTCGCTCCGGAGGTGCTGTGA
- the rpsQ gene encoding 30S ribosomal protein S17, with amino-acid sequence MPKRILTGTVTSDANAQTVTVSVERRFTHPVLKKTIRKSKKYRAHDENNAFKTGDSVRIIECAPKSKTKRWEVITA; translated from the coding sequence ATGCCTAAGCGTATCTTGACCGGCACAGTGACGTCTGATGCCAACGCCCAAACAGTAACAGTGTCCGTTGAACGTCGCTTCACGCACCCTGTTCTGAAGAAAACCATCCGTAAGTCCAAAAAGTACCGGGCCCACGATGAAAACAATGCCTTCAAAACTGGCGATTCCGTACGCATCATCGAATGTGCGCCAAAGTCGAAGACAAAACGCTGGGAAGTGATCACAGCGTAA
- the rpmC gene encoding 50S ribosomal protein L29, with protein MNASELRDMTPDQLRDKLADEKKASFNLRFQAATGALENPAQIRAARRNAARIKTILNEKAAAAAAE; from the coding sequence ATGAATGCCTCAGAACTGCGTGACATGACGCCAGACCAGCTGCGTGACAAGCTGGCGGACGAGAAAAAAGCAAGCTTCAACCTGCGCTTCCAAGCGGCCACAGGTGCACTGGAAAACCCAGCACAAATTCGTGCGGCACGTCGTAACGCTGCGCGCATCAAAACAATTCTGAACGAAAAAGCCGCTGCTGCGGCCGCTGAATAA
- a CDS encoding 2OG-Fe(II) oxygenase family protein has product MSITSLFVTRLYRAHLSQQGAIDPSELENSCWAIANDDEAGQAWCEDNGFPGYTSYASLTDLPWRFPIFADLVKVLDAHVAAFVADLEFDLDGKEIKLEDIWINILPEGGVHTSHIHPHSVISGTTYVAMPDGASAIKFEDPRLQMMMAAPARSKDARAELKAFTYVAPEVGEVLLWESWLRHEVPVNMAEDERISVSFNYSWN; this is encoded by the coding sequence ATGTCCATTACATCCCTCTTCGTGACCCGCCTTTACCGTGCCCATCTGTCTCAACAGGGCGCGATTGATCCATCCGAGCTGGAAAATTCCTGCTGGGCCATCGCCAATGATGATGAGGCGGGCCAAGCGTGGTGTGAGGACAACGGCTTTCCCGGCTACACCTCTTATGCGTCTTTGACCGACCTGCCCTGGCGCTTTCCGATCTTTGCCGATCTGGTCAAGGTGCTGGACGCCCATGTGGCGGCTTTTGTGGCCGATCTGGAGTTTGATCTGGATGGCAAAGAGATCAAACTGGAAGACATCTGGATCAATATCCTGCCCGAAGGCGGCGTGCATACGTCCCACATCCACCCGCATTCCGTGATCTCCGGCACGACCTATGTGGCGATGCCTGATGGGGCGAGTGCCATCAAGTTCGAGGATCCGCGTTTGCAGATGATGATGGCCGCCCCTGCCCGGTCCAAGGACGCGCGGGCTGAGCTGAAGGCGTTCACTTATGTGGCGCCTGAGGTGGGTGAAGTGTTGCTATGGGAAAGCTGGCTACGGCACGAGGTGCCGGTGAATATGGCGGAGGATGAAAGAATTTCAGTGAGTTTCAACTACTCTTGGAATTAA
- a CDS encoding thermonuclease family protein yields MEILFLILVLCVATYIFAPNDKKPRQQHKPPPETQSPPAPSPSSAEPHRPKAPPQSQQRKKVDHAPPPPIPSSMELKGKAWVIDGDTIVVNKCKIRLAGIDAPELDQPWGQKSKWEMVKLCKGQVITVALTGETSYDRLVGTCYLPDGRDLGAEIIRAGLALDGGVFSKGKYKDLEDPEMRRKLRGYGRWR; encoded by the coding sequence ATGGAAATACTTTTTCTCATTCTCGTCCTTTGCGTGGCGACTTATATCTTCGCGCCCAATGATAAAAAGCCGCGCCAACAGCACAAGCCACCGCCTGAAACGCAAAGCCCGCCTGCCCCCAGTCCTTCCTCGGCTGAGCCTCATAGACCCAAAGCGCCGCCCCAAAGCCAACAGCGCAAAAAGGTAGATCACGCGCCCCCGCCCCCCATTCCATCGTCGATGGAATTGAAAGGCAAGGCATGGGTCATTGATGGCGACACGATTGTGGTCAACAAGTGCAAAATCCGGCTGGCAGGCATTGATGCGCCTGAGCTGGATCAGCCGTGGGGGCAGAAATCGAAATGGGAAATGGTGAAGCTGTGTAAGGGGCAGGTTATTACCGTCGCTTTGACTGGAGAGACATCCTATGACCGCTTGGTCGGCACCTGCTATTTGCCCGATGGGCGTGATTTGGGGGCCGAGATTATTAGAGCCGGGTTGGCTTTGGACGGGGGCGTGTTTTCCAAAGGTAAGTACAAGGATTTGGAAGACCCCGAGATGCGGCGGAAGTTGCGGGGGTATGGGCGGTGGAGATGA
- the rplP gene encoding 50S ribosomal protein L16 gives MLQPKRTKFRKQFKGSIKGLAKGGSDLNFGTYGLKATEPERVTARQIEAARRAMTRHMKRQGRVWIRIFPDVPVTAKPIEVRMGKGKGSVDRWAAKVKPGRVMFEIDGVNDDIAREALRLAAMKLPIKTRVVVREDW, from the coding sequence ATGCTTCAGCCAAAGCGTACCAAATTCCGCAAGCAGTTTAAGGGCTCTATCAAGGGTCTGGCAAAAGGCGGTTCCGACCTCAACTTCGGCACTTACGGCCTCAAGGCGACTGAGCCTGAGCGTGTGACAGCCCGTCAAATCGAAGCGGCCCGCCGCGCGATGACACGTCACATGAAACGTCAGGGCCGTGTCTGGATCCGTATTTTCCCGGACGTGCCTGTCACAGCCAAACCCATCGAAGTGCGTATGGGTAAAGGTAAAGGCTCCGTTGACCGTTGGGCAGCCAAAGTCAAACCCGGCCGCGTGATGTTCGAGATCGATGGCGTCAACGACGACATCGCCCGCGAAGCCCTGCGTCTGGCGGCGATGAAACTGCCGATCAAGACACGGGTTGTTGTCAGAGAAGATTGGTAA